The following nucleotide sequence is from Paenibacillus andongensis.
AACCAACGGATCTCCATTTGTGCTTGTAGCCCCGATTACGTTCTGGGGAGGATTGCAGGCACCTGACGATTATTATGAAAGAATTTTGTTCGTAAACTTCAGTCGATGGATTCGCTATCTATTTATCCTCTTTTCGGTTATTTTCCCTTCTATTTATATTGCTCTAACCAATTTTAATCCGGAGATGGTTCCTCCAAAACTGATGATTACCATTACCGCCCTGCGGGAAAAGTCGCCATTTCCGACGGTGATTGAAGTCTTCTTGATGGAGCTCATGTTTGAAGGCTTACGAGAAGCTGGTATCCGTCTACCCCAACAGATTGGTCCGCTTGTGACCTTAGCTGGGGCATTAGTCATCGGTGAGGCTGCTGTGCGCGCCGGAATCATCTCTGCGCCTATTGTCATAGTCGTATCGGCTGCTGGAATCGCATCGTTTGTCATTCCGCGGTATCGGGCAGGTTTTCCCCTTCGGATATTAAGATTTCCTTTATTGTTGCTTACCGGAACATTCGGATTATTTGGATTGGCAGTTGGGATCATCGCTATTCTCATTCACCTGATTCATTTAAATTCATTCGGGACCCCTTTTCTTACCCCGCTGGCACCGCTTGTCCCTCGAAGGCTTAAGGACGTACTGATTCGCTGGCCTCTTAAGCTCGCTGCGCAAGATGAACCTAAAAAATGAGGCGGATCTTCAATGAAAAAAGCGTGGAAACTTTACTTTGCATTGCTCCTTACGATATTGTGTTTAACCGGTTGTTGGGACTTTCAGGAACCGAATCAGCTCGCATTCATTACCGGTGTAGCGTTAGATCTAACGAATGACGGACAGTTTGAAATTAGTTCACAAATCGCGATTCCCTCGGTTATTGGGGGACAAGATTCTGGCGGCGGCGGTGAAAATAAAAAAAGCTTCCGCGTCGTGTCCGCAGCCGGAAAGAACATTATGGATGCAGGACAAAACTTGCAGACTCAGATTTCCCGAGCTTTGTTTTACGGTCATCGCCAGACGATTCTCATCGGACAGCGAATGGCCGAGCATGGAGTGGGCAACTTTCTCGACATGTTTATTCGTAATCCTCAATCGGAGCTTCGTTCAACGATCTATGTTGTAAAAGACGGTTTAGGGAAAGACCTCCTTTCATTGGAGCCTATTTTTGATCCTTATACAGCGACGGCGCTGGTTAATGAACAAGCTTCTTTAGGCCTAAAACCCTATTTTTACCGAAAGTTTTTATCGGATGCTTTGAGTCAAGGCATACATCCCTTATTGCCGGCTGTCAGCTCAACGTCTTTAAAAAAGTATACATATGCGGGAACTGCCGTGTTTAACAAAGACGATGGCATGAAATTGGTGGGATTCTTAGATACGAAAAAATCCTATTACGCCAATTGGATACTGGACCGGTTAAACGGGTTTACCGTCACCGCTTTCGTCCCCGAAGGAAATGGAATCGTCAGTTTACAATTGCAATCATTAGATCGGCAAATCCGATCGAAAAAGGTCAAAGATCAAATACAAATTGAAGTTCGTCTCACAGGAAAGGGATTACTTGTCGAAAATAGTTCGAATCTCGATCCAACTAAGCGAAAGGATCTGCGAATCATCCAAGATAAGCTCAGTCAAACAACTCAGAAATCGATACAGCAGCTCATCGAAAAAGTACAAAAGCAGTATAATACGGATATTTTCGGGTTTGGTCAAAGCGTTCACGAACAACATCCACATAAGTGGAAGGCATTGAAACAAGAGTGGAATAAGATTTTCGCTGAACTGTCTGTTTCAGTCGAGGTTGATCTTCAATGCAAGGACCCGGGCCAAACGACTACCTCATTTATGGGCATTCCCTAATTAAGGTGGGGACCGAATATCGTCAGTATATGATGAAAAAATTGTAATAATGTCGAGTAGGAGGGAATTACTTGTGAAGTTGTCAGGGTGGCAAATGATTTGTACAATCGTAACGATTGAATTCGTCATGGCCGTCTGGTTGCGAATTTCGCCAGCTATCGAAATATCCAACCAGGATGCGTGGCTTTCCATTATCATTGGAGGGATTCTAGCCGCAGCTATAACTTTTTTAGTTGTTCGTTTGAGTCTACTTCACCCAAATCAAAGCTTGACGGTATTCAGCCAGAAATTGTTGGGCAAATGGCTCGGGAGAATAATCGTCCTTCCGTATTTCACCGCGTGGTATATCCTCGCCGGTGATGTACTGCGTTCGTTTGCCGACTTTATCCATCTGATTCTGCTCAACAATACGCCGGTATGGATCATCATGCTGCTTATGACGGGTTTAATGACGTATATGACCTATTCGACAGGAATTACAGGAATAGGCCGTTTTTGCGAAATAGCCGGTCCCATTACGATTTTAG
It contains:
- a CDS encoding Ger(x)C family spore germination protein, with the protein product MKKAWKLYFALLLTILCLTGCWDFQEPNQLAFITGVALDLTNDGQFEISSQIAIPSVIGGQDSGGGGENKKSFRVVSAAGKNIMDAGQNLQTQISRALFYGHRQTILIGQRMAEHGVGNFLDMFIRNPQSELRSTIYVVKDGLGKDLLSLEPIFDPYTATALVNEQASLGLKPYFYRKFLSDALSQGIHPLLPAVSSTSLKKYTYAGTAVFNKDDGMKLVGFLDTKKSYYANWILDRLNGFTVTAFVPEGNGIVSLQLQSLDRQIRSKKVKDQIQIEVRLTGKGLLVENSSNLDPTKRKDLRIIQDKLSQTTQKSIQQLIEKVQKQYNTDIFGFGQSVHEQHPHKWKALKQEWNKIFAELSVSVEVDLQCKDPGQTTTSFMGIP